A part of Anaerotignum faecicola genomic DNA contains:
- a CDS encoding DivIVA domain-containing protein — translation MITPNDIATKDFKKVAVGYSPEEVDTFLDDIYEDYEKLYKESQKEKSKTEAVAEDTDRLKHLEKSIERTLSLAEAAAEETKAAAKADGDAIINSAKQQAEDILASARTKAYELEQKISGLESRYELMKTRIKLLLYAEIELLDKGEVLAEKEAKAQETK, via the coding sequence GTGATCACACCGAACGATATCGCAACCAAGGACTTTAAGAAGGTAGCTGTAGGCTATTCCCCCGAAGAAGTAGATACCTTTTTGGATGACATCTATGAGGACTATGAGAAGCTGTATAAGGAAAGCCAGAAGGAAAAATCAAAGACAGAGGCTGTGGCTGAGGATACCGACCGGTTGAAGCATCTCGAAAAATCCATTGAACGTACATTAAGCCTTGCGGAGGCGGCTGCGGAGGAAACAAAGGCGGCGGCAAAAGCAGATGGCGATGCCATCATCAACAGTGCGAAGCAGCAGGCAGAGGATATTCTGGCATCCGCAAGAACAAAGGCGTATGAGCTGGAACAGAAGATTTCCGGACTGGAAAGCCGTTACGAACTGATGAAAACAAGAATCAAGCTGCTGCTTTATGCAGAAATCGAGCTGCTGGACAAGGGCGAGGTTCTGGCAGAAAAAGAAGCAAAGGCACAGGAAACAAAATAA
- a CDS encoding YlmH family RNA-binding protein, whose protein sequence is MDRQALLKSVPEGEERLLFAKALDQAIFAMKRREPAFTDFMDRAKCARFRERLQGLRELEITLFGGTEDCERQMMGFFTEPLAAEEFPIKIVKIRRKSKKFGQTDLSHRDYLGSLLGLGIDRGKVGDILVAEDTAVCFVAEEISPYITAVLEQVSRTAVVAEETEQAEDIPQRQTEARRLTVASMRLDAVASEAFHLARGKTQTLIHAEKAQVNWNIVTSTSHLLKEGDLVSLRGFGRFRVKEIGGRTKKDRIGLEIEKYV, encoded by the coding sequence ATGGACAGACAGGCATTATTGAAAAGCGTACCGGAGGGCGAGGAGCGGCTGCTGTTTGCAAAGGCGCTGGATCAGGCGATTTTTGCGATGAAGCGCAGAGAGCCTGCGTTCACGGATTTCATGGATCGGGCAAAATGTGCAAGATTTCGGGAACGGCTGCAGGGACTTCGGGAGCTGGAGATTACGCTTTTCGGCGGAACGGAGGACTGCGAGCGGCAGATGATGGGCTTTTTTACAGAACCGCTTGCGGCAGAGGAATTCCCGATTAAAATTGTAAAAATCAGAAGAAAAAGTAAAAAATTCGGACAGACGGATCTGAGCCACAGAGATTATCTCGGCTCCCTCCTTGGGCTGGGCATTGACCGCGGCAAGGTGGGCGATATTCTGGTGGCGGAGGATACGGCGGTCTGCTTTGTGGCGGAGGAAATTTCGCCATACATAACGGCTGTGCTGGAGCAGGTTTCCAGAACCGCGGTAGTGGCGGAGGAAACGGAGCAGGCGGAGGACATTCCCCAAAGGCAGACGGAGGCAAGACGCTTAACGGTGGCATCCATGCGGCTAGATGCGGTGGCAAGTGAGGCATTTCATCTGGCAAGAGGGAAAACGCAGACGCTCATCCATGCGGAAAAGGCACAGGTGAACTGGAATATTGTAACAAGCACATCCCATCTGTTAAAGGAAGGGGATTTGGTGAGCCTGCGCGGCTTCGGGCGGTTTCGCGTGAAGGAAATCGGCGGCAGAACCAAAAAAGACAGAATCGGATTGGAAATTGAAAAATATGTATAA
- a CDS encoding YggT family protein has protein sequence MNSIQALLISAIGVFFYVLEILIFVRILFSWLPFGVGYNSSIGRLLYQLTEPILGPVRNMVDKSPLGGGMGLDFSPIFALILMRLVQTLLVAAIRMF, from the coding sequence TTGAATAGTATACAGGCATTGCTGATTAGTGCGATTGGTGTATTTTTCTATGTATTGGAAATTCTCATCTTCGTGCGTATCCTGTTTTCCTGGCTGCCCTTCGGCGTTGGCTATAACAGCAGCATTGGGCGTTTGCTGTATCAGCTGACAGAGCCGATTCTGGGGCCTGTGAGAAATATGGTAGATAAATCCCCGCTCGGCGGCGGCATGGGGCTTGATTTTTCCCCTATTTTTGCGTTAATCCTGATGAGATTGGTGCAGACCCTTCTGGTTGCAGCCATTCGGATGTTCTGA
- a CDS encoding cell division protein SepF, producing MAKIFDRMKDLMFGEYEDDDDYYEDDYDTAAPAPAPVRENYGLRDARETEYSAPAPRKAAPKNAANPQIYSVNTSVQMQVVIIKPECYEDAQEICDQIKTKRPVVVNLEKVEYPIAQRIMDFLSGTCYSLEGSIQRVANNIFIIAPENVDISGDFKEELKTKGVLLPWMNGTNAR from the coding sequence GTGGCGAAGATTTTTGACAGAATGAAAGACTTAATGTTTGGCGAATATGAAGACGATGATGATTACTATGAGGATGATTACGATACAGCGGCACCTGCCCCTGCACCCGTAAGAGAGAATTATGGTCTGCGTGACGCAAGAGAGACGGAATACAGCGCACCTGCGCCCCGTAAGGCGGCTCCGAAGAACGCGGCAAATCCCCAGATTTACAGCGTGAACACAAGCGTACAGATGCAGGTAGTTATCATCAAGCCTGAATGTTACGAGGATGCACAGGAAATCTGTGACCAGATTAAAACCAAACGTCCTGTTGTAGTCAATCTGGAAAAGGTGGAATACCCCATTGCGCAGCGCATTATGGACTTTTTGAGCGGCACCTGCTATTCTCTGGAGGGCTCCATTCAGCGCGTAGCCAATAATATTTTTATTATTGCGCCAGAAAATGTGGATATTTCCGGTGATTTTAAAGAAGAATTAAAAACAAAAGGCGTTCTGCTCCCTTGGATGAATGGGACAAATGCCAGATAA
- a CDS encoding YggS family pyridoxal phosphate-dependent enzyme, which translates to MSVVENIQNVRAKIAAAAEKSGRTAEDVLLLAVSKTKPVELIGEAVQAGCLSLGENKVQEIMEKYEPMMEYAPEGERIHWHLIGHLQTNKVKYIIDKVDMIHSVESLKLAEEIEKRAAQKDIVMDILIEVNMAAEESKFGVKPEDTEALLREIAKMQHIRVRGLMTVAPFVENQEENREVFRQMRELLVDMNGKKIDNIKMDTLSMGMTGDYEVAIEEGATIVRVGTGIFGERYYPNKG; encoded by the coding sequence ATGAGCGTAGTTGAAAATATTCAGAATGTGAGAGCAAAAATTGCGGCAGCCGCAGAAAAAAGCGGCAGAACGGCGGAGGACGTACTTCTGTTGGCAGTCAGCAAGACAAAGCCTGTGGAGCTGATTGGCGAGGCGGTGCAGGCAGGGTGTCTTTCTCTGGGCGAAAACAAGGTGCAGGAAATCATGGAAAAATATGAGCCGATGATGGAATATGCGCCGGAGGGAGAGAGAATCCACTGGCACTTAATTGGGCATTTGCAGACAAACAAGGTGAAATATATCATTGATAAGGTGGATATGATTCATTCTGTGGAAAGCCTGAAGCTGGCGGAGGAAATTGAAAAGCGCGCGGCACAGAAGGATATTGTGATGGATATTCTGATTGAGGTGAACATGGCAGCGGAGGAAAGCAAATTCGGCGTGAAGCCGGAGGATACCGAAGCGCTGCTCAGAGAGATTGCGAAAATGCAGCATATTCGCGTGCGTGGGCTGATGACGGTTGCGCCTTTTGTTGAAAATCAGGAGGAAAACAGAGAAGTTTTTCGTCAAATGAGAGAATTACTGGTTGACATGAACGGGAAAAAAATTGATAATATAAAGATGGATACCTTATCCATGGGGATGACGGGCGATTACGAGGTTGCCATCGAAGAGGGTGCGACCATTGTCCGCGTGGGCACAGGTATTTTCGGAGAAAGATATTATCCCAACAAAGGATGA
- a CDS encoding HlyD family efflux transporter periplasmic adaptor subunit, which produces MNRYPTRDNVYNLQRERQRRQAQAERQAREWQQAQMGYAQTPHPAKRKKHRQRRRGSHMMMPLLVFAIIALYLVGQIGSLAIKGSDIDVETVAYGTIDTPEVYTGLILREEYVVDSTRDGQPYYQYSQGDYVPKGAVVCTVKDTDSTDALESKLNQIDKDILKSQKARTDLSAFSEDISRLEDNVSRTVDAYAGRSMRSSLSYMYTLKSQVTSFMDQRNEIWLTENVDSLSQLTEERNVYEQQLAQNQSALTASEAGVLCLSYDGMEKKLTPDKAEQVTEKQIGDAKTQYISKAKSVAKGDPLFKIITDNKWYVVAYLPNNAVAGWEAGKTSRTLNMMTEEETYKISADVESLTAGDKQTKVVFSSYEHMEDFMESRTISFSLEGTVTEGLKIPNDAIVEKSLLKIPRSCLTESMGNTGVLLVKGSSTKFTDITAVTSDEDAVYIELEDSGLKTGDVVLQGTGEDAAQVTLSELLPHAGVYVANSSIAKFVVIDVVEQNQEYAIVQAGSTTGLQPYDTIVSDAKNIKEGDSVF; this is translated from the coding sequence GTGAACCGTTATCCCACAAGGGACAATGTCTACAATCTGCAAAGAGAACGGCAGAGACGACAGGCGCAGGCGGAGAGACAGGCACGCGAATGGCAGCAGGCGCAGATGGGCTATGCGCAGACACCGCATCCTGCAAAGAGGAAGAAGCACAGGCAGAGAAGAAGAGGCAGCCACATGATGATGCCTTTGCTTGTATTTGCAATCATTGCGCTGTATCTGGTGGGGCAGATTGGCAGCCTTGCGATAAAGGGCTCTGATATTGATGTGGAAACGGTGGCATACGGCACGATTGATACGCCTGAGGTTTATACGGGGCTGATCCTTCGGGAGGAATATGTGGTGGACAGCACCAGAGACGGGCAGCCGTATTATCAGTATTCGCAGGGGGACTATGTGCCGAAGGGCGCAGTGGTCTGCACGGTAAAGGATACGGATTCAACGGATGCGCTGGAAAGCAAGCTGAACCAGATTGATAAGGATATTCTGAAAAGCCAGAAGGCAAGAACGGATTTATCTGCCTTTTCGGAGGATATTTCCCGTTTGGAGGATAACGTGAGCCGGACGGTGGATGCCTATGCAGGGCGTTCCATGCGGTCGAGCCTTTCCTATATGTATACGCTGAAAAGCCAAGTGACCTCCTTTATGGATCAGAGAAACGAAATTTGGCTGACAGAGAATGTGGATAGCCTTTCACAGCTGACAGAGGAAAGAAATGTGTACGAGCAGCAGCTGGCGCAGAACCAAAGTGCGCTGACGGCATCGGAGGCAGGTGTGCTTTGTCTGAGCTATGACGGGATGGAGAAAAAGCTGACACCCGACAAGGCGGAGCAGGTAACGGAAAAGCAGATCGGGGATGCAAAGACACAGTATATCTCCAAGGCGAAAAGCGTTGCCAAGGGCGATCCGCTCTTTAAGATTATTACGGATAACAAGTGGTATGTGGTTGCATATCTGCCGAACAACGCCGTAGCAGGCTGGGAGGCAGGCAAAACAAGCCGTACCCTGAATATGATGACGGAGGAAGAAACCTACAAAATCAGCGCAGATGTGGAAAGCCTCACCGCAGGAGATAAGCAGACAAAGGTTGTTTTCTCAAGCTATGAGCACATGGAGGACTTCATGGAAAGCCGCACGATTTCCTTCAGCTTAGAGGGGACTGTGACAGAGGGTCTGAAGATTCCCAATGATGCGATTGTGGAAAAATCCCTGCTGAAAATCCCCAGAAGCTGTCTGACGGAAAGCATGGGCAATACGGGTGTTTTGCTTGTGAAGGGAAGCAGCACGAAATTTACCGACATTACCGCTGTGACGAGCGATGAGGATGCGGTTTACATTGAATTGGAGGACAGCGGACTGAAAACAGGCGACGTTGTGCTGCAGGGTACAGGCGAGGATGCCGCACAGGTAACGCTTTCCGAGCTGCTGCCGCACGCAGGGGTTTATGTGGCAAACAGCTCCATCGCGAAGTTTGTTGTAATTGATGTTGTGGAACAGAATCAGGAATACGCCATTGTGCAGGCAGGCAGCACAACGGGGCTGCAGCCATACGATACGATTGTTTCCGATGCAAAAAATATCAAGGAGGGCGACAGCGTTTTTTAA
- a CDS encoding acylphosphatase, translating into MKPIEALKSARNTYICHQVNRVRLPDFEENRFVRRHITFHGRVQKVGFRIELAQMAERLELTGWVKNAENGEVIAEVQGFESRIRFLLKFMNSLKRIKIRKMDNKPHSIREDETTFKIL; encoded by the coding sequence ATGAAACCCATTGAAGCATTAAAATCCGCAAGAAATACTTATATCTGCCATCAGGTGAATCGCGTCCGATTGCCCGATTTTGAAGAAAACCGCTTTGTCCGCCGCCATATCACCTTCCACGGACGTGTACAAAAGGTCGGCTTTCGCATCGAGCTGGCGCAGATGGCAGAAAGACTGGAGCTGACCGGCTGGGTAAAAAATGCCGAAAATGGGGAGGTTATCGCAGAGGTGCAGGGCTTTGAAAGCCGCATCCGCTTCCTGCTGAAATTCATGAATTCCCTCAAACGCATCAAAATCAGAAAAATGGATAATAAACCCCATTCCATACGGGAAGATGAAACAACCTTTAAAATTCTATAA
- the spoIVA gene encoding stage IV sporulation protein A, with the protein METFNIYQDIAERTGGDIYIGVVGPVRTGKSTFIKRFMDLLVLPHIANTYTRERAKDELPQSASGRTIMTTEPKFVPNEAVEISLGDNADVRVRMIDCVGYLVPGAEGDMDGDSPRMVHTPWAENAMPFREAAELGTKKVITDHSTIGMVVTTDGSVTELPRENYEEAEERVVAELQELGKPFLILLNTAAPYSDSTESLRSELEKKYGVPVLAVNAAQLKAEDIRRILERMLYQFPLRELRFFFPGWVETLEQGHWLKQGLTDALKGVMAQVEKLADVEQAIGTLGETDFLKKAYTDRILPGEGAAEIALNFADGLFYQILSETVEMPIENDYALISTIKMLSETKQEYDKIATALNDVRRKGYGVVTPVFEEITLEKPEVFKQGSRYGIKLRAKGESIHLIKADVETEVSPIIGNEEQSREFIDRLIADYESEPEKIWDLNIFGRTLSSMVSDGMQNKIYRMPEDAQMKLQETLQKIVNEGSGGLICIIL; encoded by the coding sequence ATGGAAACATTCAATATTTATCAGGACATTGCGGAGCGGACGGGCGGAGACATTTATATCGGCGTGGTGGGACCTGTGAGAACAGGGAAATCGACCTTTATCAAGCGGTTTATGGATTTGCTGGTGCTGCCGCACATTGCAAACACCTACACGAGGGAGCGGGCGAAGGACGAACTGCCGCAATCGGCAAGCGGAAGGACAATCATGACGACAGAGCCGAAATTTGTGCCGAATGAAGCGGTGGAAATTTCCTTGGGAGACAATGCAGATGTGCGCGTGCGGATGATTGACTGCGTGGGGTATCTGGTGCCGGGGGCAGAGGGCGACATGGACGGGGACAGCCCCAGAATGGTACATACGCCATGGGCGGAGAATGCGATGCCCTTTCGCGAAGCGGCGGAGCTGGGGACGAAAAAGGTCATTACCGACCATTCCACCATAGGGATGGTAGTGACAACGGACGGGAGCGTGACCGAGCTGCCGCGGGAAAATTATGAGGAGGCAGAGGAACGGGTGGTTGCAGAGCTGCAGGAATTGGGCAAGCCGTTTTTGATTCTGCTGAACACCGCCGCACCCTACAGCGACAGCACAGAGAGCCTGCGGAGCGAGTTGGAGAAAAAATACGGCGTGCCTGTGTTGGCGGTCAATGCGGCGCAGCTGAAGGCGGAGGACATTCGGAGGATTTTGGAGCGGATGCTGTATCAGTTCCCATTGCGCGAGCTTCGGTTCTTTTTCCCCGGATGGGTGGAAACACTGGAGCAGGGACATTGGCTGAAGCAGGGCTTGACGGATGCGCTGAAGGGCGTGATGGCGCAGGTGGAGAAGCTTGCGGATGTGGAGCAGGCAATCGGGACGCTTGGGGAAACGGATTTTCTGAAAAAGGCATATACCGACCGAATTTTGCCGGGAGAGGGCGCGGCGGAGATTGCGCTTAATTTTGCGGATGGGTTATTCTATCAGATTCTGAGCGAAACGGTGGAGATGCCGATTGAAAATGACTATGCGCTTATTTCTACGATAAAAATGCTTTCGGAAACGAAGCAGGAATATGACAAGATTGCGACGGCGCTGAACGATGTGCGGCGGAAGGGCTACGGTGTGGTGACACCGGTGTTTGAGGAAATTACGCTGGAGAAGCCTGAGGTATTTAAGCAGGGAAGCCGCTACGGCATTAAGCTGCGCGCAAAGGGAGAATCTATTCATTTAATCAAGGCAGACGTAGAAACGGAGGTTTCGCCAATCATCGGGAACGAGGAGCAGTCGCGGGAGTTTATCGACCGACTGATTGCGGATTACGAATCGGAGCCGGAGAAAATCTGGGATTTGAATATTTTCGGGCGGACGCTGAGCTCTATGGTCAGTGACGGGATGCAGAATAAAATTTATCGGATGCCGGAGGATGCACAGATGAAGCTGCAGGAGACGCTGCAAAAGATTGTGAACGAGGGCAGCGGCGGATTGATTTGTATTATTTTGTAA
- a CDS encoding M56 family metallopeptidase, whose amino-acid sequence MEKIFQTIWEMSLFAVPVILILAICSNLLGKRYGARWRYLVWLVVAIRLCVPIQLSLPGRMEIMQVQVPSVQSSTREVLAQRTPDYFVQRDTAEPTEPATPIAPAEQTQEESAEKRDAFDFLLAYPYVLWLGGVLGFLAWQGWKYYDFRRMLKRNRRKIMDASVLDTYYTLCRETGMEKRPAIYFCEALPSPLCVGLFRTAVYLNSEEREPAEMRLILKHELTHCKRKDLWFKGLLLWARALHFFNPFVHWMAHLAEKDMELSCDLVVMADCGMAEREAYSMAILQTVREAKSKNMQMSTAFSGGKEELKMRFENIFDMTQKKRGIALFLAAALVVCGGTAFVGCAESETTEKTLSGTVYGDYTEETVHELYGAKLQYIGDHIGVGKILGLLPLPEGVTNDSEGIELYTDKEPYGVRRHLQWQSNEETAYTVGGESYTDDRWMQIQGMIFLVLVENAGDYNLSLHHADAADGQVVTSFSFNREQAKKYFGEQDLRDFASDEGTFRNFVLTINRYFYEGISTPEQILALSQMDAAAAQERMQEMASGDFLEETKEDQSLSYQMILADSLASEIAAQKLTSSNYADYLKCTQYDELVKLGEPALRAFLSEFAEGSIRDDLEGYIKTSACQDILGEHRDKDVLPTPTEWYRNYTATDSTYCAFFTYGDTDTTLYTEDLAKKYSMGGADQYSVVAAGKDERLRAVYTALSDRFNKYSNAGYTTTIYAPLIEGIKENGNRMQVFAVIFDSSYTMSRTKKGYALFERGGSVVPSRLDFEKRNGKWILTDWTQAEDGSYYADSIKKMCDGDNALAKKMISYDSDACQMLLWQNMIYYMKANYGGVELPIYFDSYMEEKNIKKISKFIDITPTYDE is encoded by the coding sequence ATGGAGAAAATTTTTCAGACAATCTGGGAAATGAGCCTGTTTGCCGTTCCTGTGATTCTGATTCTGGCAATTTGCTCAAATCTTCTGGGGAAACGCTATGGGGCAAGATGGCGGTATCTGGTGTGGCTTGTGGTGGCGATACGGCTTTGCGTGCCGATACAGCTGAGCCTGCCGGGGCGAATGGAGATAATGCAGGTACAGGTGCCTTCGGTGCAGAGCAGCACACGAGAGGTACTGGCGCAGAGAACACCGGATTATTTTGTGCAGAGGGATACGGCAGAGCCGACAGAGCCGGCAACGCCGATTGCCCCTGCGGAGCAGACACAGGAGGAAAGCGCGGAAAAGAGGGATGCCTTTGATTTTCTTCTTGCATATCCTTATGTGCTGTGGCTTGGCGGTGTGCTTGGGTTTCTGGCTTGGCAGGGATGGAAATATTATGATTTTCGGAGAATGTTGAAGCGAAACAGAAGAAAAATCATGGATGCGTCTGTTCTGGATACCTATTATACACTTTGCAGGGAAACGGGGATGGAAAAGCGACCTGCGATTTATTTCTGTGAGGCGTTGCCGAGTCCGCTTTGTGTCGGGCTTTTCAGAACGGCGGTGTATCTGAATTCCGAGGAGCGGGAGCCTGCGGAAATGCGGCTGATTCTGAAGCATGAGCTGACGCACTGCAAGCGGAAGGATCTCTGGTTCAAGGGGCTTCTGCTGTGGGCAAGAGCACTGCATTTTTTCAACCCCTTTGTGCATTGGATGGCACACCTTGCGGAAAAGGACATGGAGCTTTCCTGCGACCTTGTGGTGATGGCGGACTGCGGCATGGCGGAGCGCGAGGCATACAGCATGGCAATCCTGCAGACAGTGCGCGAGGCGAAAAGCAAAAATATGCAGATGAGTACGGCTTTTTCGGGCGGAAAGGAGGAATTGAAGATGCGGTTTGAAAATATTTTCGATATGACGCAGAAAAAGCGCGGCATTGCTTTATTCCTTGCGGCAGCGTTGGTGGTCTGCGGCGGTACGGCGTTTGTCGGCTGTGCGGAAAGCGAAACGACGGAAAAGACACTTTCTGGTACGGTTTACGGAGACTACACAGAGGAAACAGTGCATGAGCTTTATGGCGCGAAGCTGCAATATATCGGCGACCATATCGGCGTTGGAAAAATTCTGGGGTTACTGCCACTGCCCGAAGGGGTGACGAATGACAGCGAGGGAATTGAACTTTATACAGACAAGGAGCCTTACGGCGTGAGAAGGCATCTGCAATGGCAAAGCAACGAGGAAACCGCGTATACCGTTGGCGGGGAAAGCTATACGGATGACCGCTGGATGCAGATTCAGGGGATGATTTTCCTTGTACTGGTGGAGAATGCGGGAGATTATAATCTTTCTCTGCACCATGCGGATGCGGCGGACGGACAGGTGGTAACGTCCTTTAGCTTTAACAGAGAGCAGGCGAAGAAATACTTCGGGGAGCAGGATTTGCGTGATTTTGCGAGCGACGAGGGAACCTTCCGTAATTTTGTGCTGACGATAAACCGATATTTCTATGAAGGGATTTCGACACCCGAGCAGATTCTTGCACTGTCTCAGATGGATGCTGCGGCGGCACAGGAACGGATGCAGGAGATGGCCTCCGGAGATTTTCTCGAAGAAACGAAGGAAGATCAAAGCCTATCCTATCAGATGATTCTGGCGGACAGTCTGGCAAGTGAGATTGCGGCGCAGAAGCTGACCTCCTCCAATTATGCGGATTATCTGAAATGTACACAGTATGATGAGCTGGTCAAGCTGGGAGAGCCTGCGCTCAGAGCGTTTCTTTCCGAATTTGCGGAGGGAAGTATCAGGGACGACTTAGAGGGCTACATCAAGACGAGCGCATGTCAGGATATTCTGGGCGAGCACAGAGATAAGGATGTTCTGCCGACACCGACGGAATGGTATCGGAATTATACTGCAACGGATTCGACGTATTGTGCGTTCTTTACCTATGGTGATACGGATACAACGCTTTATACGGAGGATTTGGCGAAGAAATATTCCATGGGCGGCGCGGATCAATACAGCGTTGTGGCGGCAGGAAAGGATGAACGCCTGCGTGCGGTTTATACGGCGTTGAGTGACAGATTTAACAAATACAGCAACGCCGGATATACCACAACGATTTATGCACCGCTGATTGAGGGAATAAAGGAAAACGGAAATAGGATGCAGGTGTTTGCGGTGATTTTCGATTCCAGCTACACCATGAGCCGTACGAAGAAGGGCTATGCGCTCTTTGAGCGGGGCGGTTCTGTGGTGCCGAGCAGACTGGATTTTGAAAAGCGGAATGGCAAATGGATTCTGACGGACTGGACACAGGCGGAGGACGGCAGCTATTATGCGGATTCCATCAAGAAGATGTGCGACGGAGACAATGCACTGGCGAAAAAGATGATTTCCTATGATAGCGATGCCTGTCAGATGCTGCTGTGGCAGAATATGATTTATTATATGAAGGCAAATTATGGCGGAGTGGAGCTGCCGATTTATTTTGACTCCTATATGGAGGAGAAGAATATCAAAAAAATCAGTAAATTTATTGACATTACGCCAACCTACGATGAATAA
- a CDS encoding BlaI/MecI/CopY family transcriptional regulator: MAELMRLPDTELEIMKVIWESGRTLSTSEVKASLEEQRPWNVSALQTLLNRLIDRGFLESYKEGKNRFYTPLVAEKEYLAVENKAFLEKVNNHSVTKLVASLYDSHSITEEDLDELAAFIRSKTGGA, encoded by the coding sequence ATGGCGGAGCTGATGCGATTGCCGGATACGGAGCTGGAAATTATGAAGGTCATCTGGGAGAGTGGCAGAACACTTTCTACCTCGGAGGTGAAGGCGAGTCTGGAGGAACAACGCCCCTGGAATGTTTCTGCTTTGCAGACCTTGCTGAACCGTTTGATTGACCGCGGCTTTCTGGAAAGCTATAAGGAAGGAAAGAACCGATTTTATACCCCGCTGGTGGCGGAGAAGGAGTATCTGGCGGTGGAAAATAAGGCATTTCTGGAAAAGGTGAATAACCATTCTGTGACGAAGCTGGTGGCAAGCCTATATGACAGCCATTCCATTACCGAGGAGGATTTAGATGAACTGGCGGCATTCATTCGCTCGAAAACGGGAGGTGCATAA
- the asnA gene encoding aspartate--ammonia ligase, with protein MSKTYIPEGYHSELTLYETQNAIGVIHHAFEEHLGQTLNLKRVSAPLFVDPHTGLNDNLSGVERPVSFEIPATGTTAEVVHSLAKWKRMALYRYDFRPGKGLFTNMNAIRRDETLDNLHSIYVDQWDWERVITPEKRNVEELKFTVQGIVLAICDTLEVVKKKYPRITTELCREVTFITSQELEDKYPDLTPKERENAIVKEHKTVFIMQIGDKLRSGEPHDSRSPDYDDWQLNGDLLFYNAVLDNALEISSMGIRVDAAALDEQLRKAGCDNRRNLPYHRMLLEGKLPCTIGGGIGQSRLCMLLLGKAHIGEVQSSIWDQETIDTCKAAGVALL; from the coding sequence ATGAGCAAAACATATATTCCGGAAGGCTATCATTCCGAACTAACCTTATATGAAACACAGAATGCCATCGGCGTGATCCACCACGCTTTTGAAGAACATCTGGGACAGACACTGAATCTGAAACGTGTTTCCGCCCCTCTGTTCGTTGACCCCCATACAGGTCTGAACGATAATCTCAGCGGCGTAGAACGCCCCGTAAGCTTTGAAATTCCCGCAACAGGCACAACCGCAGAGGTTGTTCATTCTCTGGCAAAGTGGAAACGCATGGCACTGTATCGTTATGATTTCCGCCCCGGCAAGGGTCTGTTTACCAATATGAACGCCATCCGCAGAGATGAAACACTGGATAACCTGCACTCCATCTATGTAGACCAGTGGGATTGGGAAAGAGTTATCACTCCCGAAAAGAGAAATGTCGAAGAGCTGAAATTCACTGTGCAGGGCATCGTTCTTGCAATCTGCGATACGCTCGAAGTCGTAAAGAAAAAATACCCCCGCATCACAACCGAGCTGTGCCGCGAGGTAACCTTTATCACCTCTCAGGAGCTGGAAGATAAATACCCCGACCTGACCCCCAAGGAAAGAGAAAATGCCATTGTCAAGGAGCATAAAACCGTATTCATCATGCAGATTGGCGATAAGCTGCGTTCCGGCGAGCCCCATGACAGCCGTTCTCCGGATTATGATGACTGGCAGTTAAACGGCGACCTGCTGTTCTATAACGCTGTTCTGGATAACGCTCTGGAAATTTCCTCCATGGGTATCCGTGTTGATGCAGCCGCTCTGGATGAACAGCTGAGAAAGGCAGGCTGTGATAACCGCAGAAACCTGCCCTACCATAGAATGCTTCTGGAAGGCAAGCTGCCCTGCACCATCGGCGGCGGTATCGGTCAATCCAGACTGTGCATGCTGCTTCTTGGCAAGGCGCATATCGGCGAGGTGCAGTCCTCCATCTGGGATCAGGAAACCATTGATACCTGTAAGGCAGCAGGTGTTGCACTGCTGTAA